The sequence below is a genomic window from Perca fluviatilis chromosome 13, GENO_Pfluv_1.0, whole genome shotgun sequence.
gagacacatgataactcacacaggagagaaacctttcagctgcccAGTCTGCAAGAAATCttttacagagagaggaagtgtaaagacacacatgagaatccacacaggagagaaaccttttaTTTGTTCTGAGTGTGGGAAACAATTTAGCTACAAGTCATATTTGAAGACTCACAtgataactcacacaggagagaaagctttcagctgctcagtctgtaagaaatctttgGCAGATAGGAGAAGTGTAAAggcacacatgagaatccacacaggggaggaaccatttagctgctctgagtgtggaaACAGATTTGGGACCAAGGAATACCTGAAGACACACTTGATGACTcatacaggagaaaaacctttcagctgctcggTCTGTAAGAAATCATTTACACGCAGTGGAAGTTTAAAGATGCACATGATAACTCATACAGGAGAGAAAAcgttcagctgctctgagtgtgggagaagATTTGGCTACAAGACACacctgaagagacacatgagaactcacacaggagagaaacctttcagctgctcggTTTGTGATCAAAGATTTAACCTCAACGCAAATCTGAAGActcacatgagaactcacacaggagagaaagctttcagctgctcagtctgtaagaaatcttttagaCAGAGGAGCCATTTAAAATATCACATGAAACAACACACAGGAGAGGAACCGTCTACTTCCTGTGTTAGTGacatcagagagcagcagaaGTGGAGCTCCAGTGGGGACCAGGAGCAGCCAGAGAATCTCAGCCAGGTTGGAACTTCAGTATAAGCCGACTTCTGGCGAGTCGCGGAGCTGAGGCTAAATGAGTCACATTAACTTCATccttcatccacacaaagcacactgCTATCACCACGACTAACCGCTTTATTGGGCTCGTTTTCTGTGAACGATGTGGCGAGTTGGTGACATTAAagcggagttagcaagctaatgttagccaaaTAACAAGTTGTTCTCCGGCTGGCTGGTTCTGCCGTGCTGTCATGCTGCATCggttacagagaatgagctgaacagcgggctgggtGACCGCTGACCCGTTGTCGCTGGGTCTGACTGCCCCCCCTCGCTCCCCGCAACTCTGAGAACATCTCCCGAGCTGCGTTGGGCGGCTCTCCTCCCAGCGAGCTGCGACACCGTTTACGGCCTCACTGACGCGTATTGTCACCATGGCAACTTACAACAATGGCCATTTCGTTGTGTACCAATCAAATGACCAAGGGAAACAGTTCactggcctttctatccattttaatCTATGCTCTGAACGCTGTAATCTGTAAACTGTGGATGCTGATCTCTAcgtaaagcgtaactctcgccaaaatacaacctagggtctttttgtgaatgtacccgagtcaaacttttgtttaaaagcatatttaggatggaatcgccacttttaaaatttaccgtattctcgtttttcggtcaaatggccttttgaatgggagtcctagggcacttttatgctagcctcaaaatcactatttttgaaACACTAAGAATGCTCGACACAGCATAAGACTTAGCTCCAAGTATCACTAGGGgatctacaccttaactaccgttcaaaaggccatttgaccgaaaaaccagaatacggtaaatcttaaaagtggcctttccatcctaattatgcttttaaacgaaagtttgactcgggtacattcacaaaaagaccctaggctgcattttggcgagagctACGCTTTATGTAGAGATCAGCATCCACAGTATTTCAAAATATTTCAGTCAGCCTTTAACTTTAACAAGGAAGATAATACATCATATAATGAAGGAAACTAAATTCAACAACCTAAATGTGTATACTTTAAAATAAGAGAAACCAAAAGACACatcactgtcttttttttctattgtttgactcataataaatatatatatatatgcccaTACATAAACCGTActgtatacccactacaatacattagactacaccactgtatACTACTTATTTATGTACAGTacgggccaaaagtttggacacaccttcacattcaatgtgtttcctttttattttcacgactatttacattgtagattctcactgaaggcatcaaaactatgaatgaacacatttggaattatgtacttaacataaaagtgtgaaataactgaaaacatgtcttatattttagattcttcaaagtagccaccctttgcttttttattaataagggaacaaaattcactaatgaaccctgacaaagcacacctgtgaaggtaaaaccatttcaggtgactacctcatgaagctcattgagagaacaccaagggtttgcagagttatcaaaaaaaagcaaagggtggctactttgaggaatctaaaatataagacatgttttcagttatttcacacttttttgttaagtacataattccatatgtgttcattcatagttttgatgccttcagtgagaatctacgatgtaaatagtcatgaaaataaagaaactcattgaatgagaaggtgtgtccaaacttttggcctgtactgtatctgtaCTGGCTCGgctgcagctctgtgtctgtccctctttgTTTTCACcccccactgagtctgacttaatgccCATGTTATGTTGAAcatttctcatttattaaataattgcttaaagcatttaaacaaagttttgtgttggagtttgtaataTTCCACAATCTTTAATTTGAAGATTTTCATTTCATGATGGACATGCATATTGGGTCCAAATATCAGTGATCGTTTTTATTAACTTGTAATAATcggtattggtatcggccttgaaaaccCAGTTTCAGTCGATCACTAATCTGTACTTATTTCtgactgtgctgctgctgcggctgAATTGAAAAGCATccgtttgtattttattattaatatcaaTTCATATTTTGGTTCAGTGGAAATATAAAGTGAAGATGAAAGTGTTACCTGTTGTAACTCTGATATTAAGGCGGGTTTCCGTGGGGTctaaaaatgtcaaagtcaaaattttaggcctttaaaaaGTTCTAGGTCTTCAGTAACTTCAAACAGGTCTTAAAGTTTCCTACGTTCATGTTACGCTGCCTGTGATGtgcattgaaatgtttttttcttgtagTTCTTCCTTTCGCTCGAccaaataaaatttacagtttATGTACAGACCAATATgactgtgttgcttttattcaatttgaatatattttttttaaatttgtaagTACTTTTTAGACTGCGTTCTGTTGTACTTCTTTCATTTCCtgataaaggtcttaaaggacaattccggcgcaaaacaaacctaggggttattaactgctgtgtacctactctgtcgctctctgggacatgttttcatgctaatcgaatgcgtttggagctttgacgaggctatcgcggaccgctggttagcttacaatgctagtatTTGGGGAATGgggacactcaaattaaatcGTTATTTAAGGCTCGAAATATCACCACACCTTGACGTTAGCATAAttagggtccctaaatgttaactgaagcattgacaacattgtaagtgtacagatagtttattaaaaaaagattataaagacagtcgcgTTCATGTTCATGGGAGCCATCttggaaaccagtcatgactagtCGAACACAGTGCAACGTGGaatctccatagacagtatgggaaTCTCAGACTCATTTGCACGGCTCTCattaataacccctaggttcgttttgcgctggaattgtcctttaaatgtAATACCTAAAGGTCTTCAAAGTCAGAAACTTTGACTGGttgaaaacctgcagaaactctgaTATTAAGACTTTTATGTGTTCATAATTTTCTGTTGTTCTGCCCTCTAGTGTCAGAAACCAGGAGTGACAGTCTGGGTCCACTTCCTGTGGTGAACAGTTTTCAGTCTAAAAGACTCTTGACATTATTAttgttcccctttttaaagggCGAGATGTTATGATATATCTTACAGCTTGGCACACGGACTCTTTGCACAACTGTCCatgtgatttttcttttgctgTTTCAAAAGTTCAATAAAGTACTATCAAACCCTTTGTTTTTTCTTAAAGTATATTTCATTTTTGGATCGCTGGCCTGGGTAGGGAACAGGTCAAACTAAACGCAGTCTCGGCTTCCGCTCTTTTCTTACAAAAACTTTAAGAATCGGGAAACAAACttccatcatcttctgaatttGGTtcattatttttgaaaatgtattaaaaatatttgtcgTTCTGCAAACTAAggtgttatttttctttttaagtgtattttaatcatttatctTATGTGTTTTGACCTGAAAGAGTCTGAGACactttttgacttttattttgaagctcagCAACTGATCTGCACCGGAAGCTGTAGTCTTCACTGCGGCTGACTTCACACTTTGAACAAGATGGCGTCTAGCGGAAAGGTGTGTTAACAGAGTGTCTTTGCTGTGTAGAgaaagaggtaaaatgtgtaaagtccagatgctgagagcgttggtggagcagcgactaactgcggctgctgaagagatatttgggctgtttgaaagaacgatagcagagtacgaggaggaactttGTCGTTCAAAAGAGAAGGAACGCCGACGGGACCTACTGGACGCTGTTTTCAACCCTCAGCTTCggctacacagagcaggtttggtcaTTAAACCTTCAGCTgatctttctcttcttcctgtGATCTCTTCTCTCGGCAACGATATGACGATAGGACGTATGGAAATAAGCATTTGTTCATAAGATCTATTGTAATCTTCGCTCTTTAACAGGCcttcgccaaacccaccagactccatgtaaataatcagtacttttatcatcgtaaaacacacttcattcaaagtggacagaaactaaataaaactaccaaaagcggTCTTGGtttgtctttccactgttccaacaatcaccactctggtttggttgaaattaacccttaattcaccaatttaaatgtggaaatatgctggctcaaAAGTAATTATTCTATCACAGCAAAAACAAAGGTTCTAATTTAAatgtgatagaatgattatatagggtatttcgaCTAAATTTCAGGACGCTTATttgaatttagcttattcacgtACCCCAGAGTTAGAAAGTTCATACATACTTCCTCTTTCTGATGTCGCAAAAGCAGTCGACTTGCTCCAGCAGCTCAGCACAGATCCTGTAGGTAACTGGTTCTAGTCATACTGCTCTTCATTGAGACAGTGAATAAACAACAATAAGTGTGCCTtattacatgttgtgatttagagTCACAGCGTGCATTAAATAACGAGACAGCCATTTTTCAACCgtaaaacaaaccgggaactatattctcagacaggcttgctgcgagcatatcactccgcccaagtactatattcttccgcctgagaatatagttcccggtttgtttacggttagaagatggctgtgtctcatgttacgttgttcgttgtacacgctgtgactctacaaatcacaacatgtaaataggaacatgttggcgttattttgtcacttttgtcacaattgggagcagtaggtacgttggaaccagtcacctgcaggatctgtgctgggctaagctaatgctggagccgtcagacagcgttacagcacgcacagagatgagaagggtatgtatggactcgTCTAACTCTggaactctgggggttacagtgaataagctaaattcccaataagtcggcgtgttcctttaaggtctcctaatagggtatgtaacattggttgggctgaaaattgcccgaatgctattttctGGGCCcataactaccctgtgaatatggccctatttgtaacaagagcttttctttcgttttacgaaaattgatggctaattgcaaatttggtaagacgtgtcgtaTTTCAGGAgatccacacagtctgacgagacagCGGCAGCCCCGCTGCGCTCCATACCCAGgagaaagtcaccgtttctgggttactggacaacCGAGGCTCGGGGCTCCGCGGAGCTGCctggctgccggcataactaatatatttacagtttgaatttcatcacgccacttatataacagctaccctaaggtcttaaCAAAGCTAACACTTGTgtctgatttcaatttaatgcatttttctgAATAGGAGGGGTTTCATaagctgctagtgtcccttcaatcctatgggcAACGATCGCGGCTAGCTGCAGGCCCTGTAGCTCCGTCAGGGTCtcggcatttggtagtccagtaacccagaaacggagactttgcgcgggtatggagcgcCGCGGGCTTCCGGTCGTGACGGAGATCCATCTAGCTCACAGCGAGCCGGGGTctggcagcaccggccgctgtcacgttagcctgctgacctcctgctgaactgcgacacacagtcggacaaaatttgcaattagccatcaattttcgtaaaacggcccatatttgacctctacatagttgatttctggcataaaaaagtctccgaagtgaatttagtaattaaaTAGCGGACCTCTGGAGATCTaggtgacctagctagattcagaagactaagcaGAAGACTAAGCTTTTATTGGCCGATACCGATGTCGTGCCGATATGCATGTTGCTTCCTCTAAATTTCAGGTTGTGGTCGACTACCTGGGTCTGCTTTGGTTGTTTGATAAATTGATCATCATTGAGATGACGGCCCGTCTGCGGCTGCaagacctggagctcaccgccagtgtttcagtttgactgttaaaaaatgtttagacaatgaaaaggtatttatttagaagctggcTGCTATTCCACCAAGCTTCCATGCTACATAAATAAGCcagacagagttgtccctcatctggtgATAGAAatcctgctttccccgttctgttggctcAGAGCTCCACGGCCGTAGTCCACAGGTACAGATTAGTTtagcaccaaatgtatcgccaAAAGTGTCGCAAAACTTGAGGCGCGCagattcaccactttgtgaaGCAAGAGAGAACATTTGTGAAGTTGCAGTGACAGAGGTtggagaggttgtaatcacagTGTTGTGGctgtgatggaaaaaaaaaatgaatcaaaaaaACGTGCACGAGTGAATGTTGCAAGTTTGCAGCTGTTGtggtgttcatgcaaatatcaatctacacatttgtgaatattttttctgtaacttcacattcagaatacaggTGTGTGAACATTTTCTACGTGTGCAAATTTCAACTTAcaagtttactttttttttgcaagttctcacatcatattctacaagctctcacattTTGCTCCATACCTTTAATAGGACAACACTAAATGGTTCCATTCAGTAGTTGGTTTCAGCAAGCTGACCTTAAAAAGCTATGCTAATTTGTATCAGTTTGTTAGACTAAATTTGTAAGTTTTCATATCTATGATGATACAAACTACctctcattattattattattattattagtttgaGTGGTTGTCAGTAATGTGTCTGTTTCATTCtggtttcctgcagatgttgagGAGCTGTCGGTGGTTAAAGGAGAGGTTCCCccggagcagcaggagtgtagctccagtgtggaccagcaggagccagagccccccccacacattaaagaggaacaggaggaactgtggagcagtcaggagggagagcagcttcaagggctggaggaggctgatatcaccaagttcccattcactcctgtccctgtgaagagtgatgatgatgaagaggaagctcagtcctcacagcttcatcagagacaaactcaacacatggaaacagaagctgatggagaggactgtggaggaccagaaccaacaaggaactcacatccacttttacaaccagagactgaagaccagactggagactcttctgaacctgagactgatgaccaTGCttattggaaggagaccagagaacctcagtcagctttaaactctctgaaacatgattcaagacGTAAGAAaccattcagctgctctgagtgtgggaaaagatttgCCCGCAAGCAGCATCTGCAgacacacatgagaactcatacaggagagaaacctttcagctgctcggtctgtaagaaatcttttaaagagagaggaagtgtaaagacacacatgagaatccacacaggagaaaaacctttcagctgctcggtctgtaagaaatcttttacagagagaggaagtgtaaaggcacacatgagaatccacacaggagagacgccatttagctgctctgagtgtggaaAAAGATTTAACCACAACTCAAGTCTGAAGACACATTTGAGAACTcatacaggagaaaaacctttcagctgctcagtttgtgaTCAAAGGTATGGCTGCAAGACACacctgaagagacacatgagaactcacacaggagagaaacctttcagctgctctgagtgtgggagaagATTTATGACCAGAGAACATCTGAAGGTACACATGAGAACTCATACAGGGGAAAGGCCATTCAGCTGCTCAGtgtgtaagaaatcttttacacagagtggaGATATAAGGATACACATGAGAACTcatacaggagaaaaacctttcagctgctcagtctgtaagaaatcttttagaTGTGGTAGCCATTTAAAATATCACATGAAACAACACACAGGAGAGGAACCGTCTACTTCCTGTGTTAGTGacatcagagagcagcagaagtggagctccagtgtggaccaggaGCAGCCAGAGAATCTCAGCCAGGTCGGAACTCTCTGAACCAatgaaatggatagaaaggccattcaaataaatgtagcatAATGGTCAGAGTGGCAGCCATATTTATGTGTACCATTGCCATGGTAATGTATAAACTTCAACATAAGCCGACTTCTGGCAAGTCGCGGAGGTGAGGCTAAATGAGTCACATTAACTTCATccttcatccacacaaagcacactgCTATCGCCACGACTAACCGCTTTattcggctcgttttctgtGAACGATGTGGCGAGTTGGTGACGttaaggcggagttagcaagctaatgttagccaaaTAACAAGTTGTTCTCCGGCTGGCTGGTTCTGCCGTGCTGTCATGCTGCATCggttacagagaatgagctgaacagcgggctgggtGACCGCTGACCCGTTGTCGCTGGGTCTGACTGCCCCCCCTCGCTCCCCGCAACTCTGAGAACATCTCCCGAGCTGCGTTGGGCGGCTCTCCTCCCAGCGAGCTGCGACACAGTTTACGGCCTCACTGACGCGTATTGTCACCATGGCAACTTACAACAATGGCCATTTCGTTGTGTACCAATCAAATGACCATTTTAATCTATGCTGTGAACGCTGTAATCTGTAAACTGTGGATGCTGATCTCTAcgtaaagcgtaactctcgccaaaatacaacctagggtctttttgtgaatgtacccgagtcaaacttttgtttaaaagcatatttaggatggaagcgccacttttaagattgaccgtattctcgtttttcggtcaaatggccttttgaatgggagtcctagggcacttttatgctagcctcaaaatcgttatttttaaaacactaagaatgCTCGACACAGCATGAGACTTAGCTCCAAGTATCACTAGGGGATCTACACCTTAAATACcgttcaaaaggccatttgatgCCTAAAACCAAAATAacttgaatttaaaaaatatctttttttttttttatattcttttaaatatatttttttcctttttttttttcaaaaaaaccttttttttttttttttttttttttttttttgtttcagtctAAAAGACTcttgacattattattattccccTTTTTTAAAGGGTGAGATGTTACAATATATCTTACAACTTGGCACACAGACTCTTTGCACAACTGTCCatgtgatttttcttttgctgTTTCAAAAGTTCAATAAAGCTTCAAACGctttgttttttcttaaaatatatttcatttttgGAACGCTGGCCTGGGTAGGGAACAGGTGAAACTAAACGCAGTCTCGGCTTCCGCGCTTTTCTTATAAAACTTTAAGAAACAGGAAACAAACttccatcatcttctgaatttGGTTCATTGTTTTTCTCAGAGCCctgaaaagtattaaaaatatttgtcgTTCTGCAAACTAAGGtggttaaataagtaaaaagtaGCAAGTGTTTCCCATAGTGATAATAGTGATGAAATTGTAAATTTCTTCGGatgtcattttaaaaaaaaaatttttaagtgtattttaatcatttatctTGTGTATTGACCTGAAAGAGTCTGAGAAactttttgacttttattttgaagctcagCAACTGATCTGCACCGGAAGCTGTAGTCTTCACTGCAGCTGACTTCACACTTTGAACAAGATGGCGTCTAGCAGAAAGGAGTGTTAGCAGAGTGTCTTTGCTGTGTAGAgaaagaggtaaaatgtgtaaagtccagatgctgagagcgttggtggagcagcgactaactgcggctgctgaagagatatttgggctgtttgaaagaacgatagcagagtacgaggaggaactttgtcgttcaaaagaggagaacgagcgacaacgggagctactggacgctgtttacaaccctcagcttcggctacacagagcaggtttggtcaTTAAACCTCCAGttgatctttctctccttcctgggATCTCTTCTCTCAGCAACGATATGACGATAGGACGTATGGAAATAAGCATCTGTTCATAAGATCTATTGTAATCTTTGCTCATTAACAGGCCtttgccaaacccaccagactccatacaaataatcagtacttttatcatcgtaaatcacactgcattcaaagtggtcagaaacacaataaaactatCGAAAGcggtcttggttcatctttccactgttccaacaatcaccactctggtttggttgaaattaaTCCTTAGTCactcatttacatgtggagatatgctggctttatacacgctaaaagtcctgattatttacatggagtc
It includes:
- the LOC120571065 gene encoding gastrula zinc finger protein XlCGF17.1-like, encoding MRTHTGEKTFSCSECGRRFGHKQHLKRHMITHTGEKTFSCSKCGRRFGQRGHLKRHMITHTGEKPFSCPVCKKSFTERGSVKTHMRIHTGEKPFICSECGKQFSYKSYLKTHMITHTGEKAFSCSVCKKSLADRRSVKAHMRIHTGEEPFSCSECGNRFGTKEYLKTHLMTHTGEKPFSCSVCKKSFTRSGSLKMHMITHTGEKTFSCSECGRRFGYKTHLKRHMRTHTGEKPFSCSVCDQRFNLNANLKTHMRTHTGEKAFSCSVCKKSFRQRSHLKYHMKQHTGEEPSTSCVSDIREQQKWSSSGDQEQPENLSQVGTSV
- the LOC120570989 gene encoding oocyte zinc finger protein XlCOF6.1-like, whose translation is MASSRKEYAVYNPQLRLHRADVEELSVVKGEVPPEQQECSSSVDQQEPEPPPHIKEEQEELWSSQEGEQLQGLEEADITKFPFTPVPVKSDDDEEEAQSSQLHQRQTQHMETEADGEDCGGPEPTRNSHPLLQPETEDQTGDSSEPETDDHAYWKETREPQSALNSLKHDSRRKKPFSCSECGKRFARKQHLQTHMRTHTGEKPFSCSVCKKSFKERGSVKTHMRIHTGEKPFSCSVCKKSFTERGSVKAHMRIHTGETPFSCSECGKRFNHNSSLKTHLRTHTGEKPFSCSVCDQRYGCKTHLKRHMRTHTGEKPFSCSECGRRFMTREHLKVHMRTHTGERPFSCSVCKKSFTQSGDIRIHMRTHTGEKPFSCSVCKKSFRCGSHLKYHMKQHTGEEPSTSCVSDIREQQKWSSSVDQEQPENLSQQECSSSVDQ